The nucleotide window CTAAGAGCTGTCATATATTGCTCTTCTTACGAGTTTCTTTGTAGCTTTTTATACCGAATCTACCACATAAATAACCCTTAGCGATGGGTACGGATTATCTCAACTTACTGTCATTTTATCGTATACGTATTTGCCgttacatcttttttttatgcaGGAGGTCTTCTAAGTTACTTCCGCAGCTTAATTGGTAGCCGGGAAATGAGGATTTTAATCTTAGGGCTTGATGGTGCGGGAAAAACAACCATTTTGTACAGGTAAATGAATACATATTCGTGaagtttgttcttgttttgaCTGTATTATACTTTTTTGACAGATTACAGGTCGGGGAAGTTGTAACAACCATTCCCACGATTGGTTTCAATGTTGAGCAAGTCACCTATAAAAACTTAAAGTTTCAAGTATGGGATCTTGGAGGTCAAACAAGTATAAGGTATAGtgctttttgtcttcttttaaTACTACACTGATGGCCTAATTGATGTCTTGATTAGACCATATTGGAGGTGTTATTACTCCAACACTGATGCCATTATTTATGTTGTGGACTCTGTTGATAAAGACAGAATAGGAATATCTAAGCAAGAACTTGTTTCGATGTTAGAGGTAATGTATTTAAGACAAAGTGCTATGTAACTGGCATCATGCTGTAATAATGCTCTTACCTCTCCTTTTAGGAAGAAGAACTGAAAGGAGCCATTCTAGCTGTTCTAGCTAATAAACAAGATATGGAAGGTGCAATGAGTGTAGCAGAAGTGCATCAAGCCTTAGGTTTAGATTTGCTCAGAAACCGAACTTTTCAAATATTTAAGACGTCAGCAATCAAAGGCGAAGGGTTAGATCAAGCGATGGATTGGCTATCCAACGCACTGCAGAGCCGCAAATAATGCTGCTTATTCTGTTGATCGTGTACATGTCTTGGTTCTCTGATTTCTATTAGTTGTTACATTTTAAACCTTTGTTTGCACCCTCACAATTAAGAGGGTGACGGGCCTCAAATTCGCGAGCATGTTGTGTGCTAAATTACATTTTCAGAGATGTTTGGATCCTTATTGTTCATCGTAAAGTGTGAGAGTCAGTGTGTTCTCATTTTCCATTTCTACCCCTCCTCTGCCAGCTAAAATAGATTCAGTTCAGAgggtattttcttttctggtttgtgagattttttttgtggcaaATTGAAGATGCATCTTACGAAATTATGCTTGAATAACTTATGTACA belongs to Daphnia magna isolate NIES linkage group LG1, ASM2063170v1.1, whole genome shotgun sequence and includes:
- the LOC116926404 gene encoding ADP-ribosylation factor-like protein 1, whose protein sequence is MGGLLSYFRSLIGSREMRILILGLDGAGKTTILYRLQVGEVVTTIPTIGFNVEQVTYKNLKFQVWDLGGQTSIRPYWRCYYSNTDAIIYVVDSVDKDRIGISKQELVSMLEEEELKGAILAVLANKQDMEGAMSVAEVHQALGLDLLRNRTFQIFKTSAIKGEGLDQAMDWLSNALQSRK